One window from the genome of Pseudonocardia hierapolitana encodes:
- a CDS encoding helix-turn-helix transcriptional regulator, producing MQRDQLADFLRRRREAIRPAEVGIADGPRRRTAGLRREEVAMLAGMSVDYVVRLEQGRSSQPSTQLLGALARALRLSDDERDHLFHLAGHRPPPADGVARLARAGLLRMLDLLGDTPAVVMSDLGEVLAQNRAAVLLGGDHTGFSGDRRYAVYRWFTDPATRAVRPPEEHEHNARQLVADLRAAAGRRAGDPTVTGLVARLQAASVDFRRLWAEHEVAVRRADRKTFVNPRVGRLIMDCETLVTPDQRQQLAVLTPADAETRERLELLRVLGTEEFPAGAPGPR from the coding sequence GTGCAGCGTGACCAGCTCGCCGACTTCCTGCGCCGCCGCCGCGAGGCGATCCGCCCGGCCGAGGTCGGCATCGCCGACGGCCCCCGCCGCCGCACGGCCGGCCTGCGCCGGGAGGAGGTGGCCATGCTCGCCGGCATGTCGGTCGACTACGTCGTACGCCTCGAGCAGGGCCGCAGCAGCCAGCCCTCGACTCAGCTGCTCGGCGCGCTGGCCCGGGCCCTGCGCCTGTCCGACGACGAGCGCGACCACCTCTTCCACCTGGCCGGCCACCGGCCCCCACCCGCCGACGGGGTGGCCCGCCTCGCCCGCGCCGGCCTGCTGCGCATGTTGGACCTGCTCGGCGACACGCCGGCCGTGGTCATGTCCGACCTGGGGGAGGTCCTCGCCCAGAACCGGGCTGCCGTCCTGCTCGGCGGCGACCACACCGGCTTCTCCGGAGACCGGCGCTACGCCGTGTACCGCTGGTTCACCGACCCCGCCACCCGCGCCGTCCGCCCGCCCGAGGAGCACGAGCACAACGCCCGTCAGCTCGTGGCCGACCTCCGCGCGGCCGCAGGGCGCCGGGCGGGCGACCCGACCGTCACCGGGCTCGTCGCCCGGCTGCAGGCGGCGAGCGTCGACTTCCGGCGGCTGTGGGCCGAACACGAGGTGGCGGTCCGGCGCGCCGACCGCAAGACCTTCGTGAACCCGCGGGTGGGCCGCCTGATCATGGACTGCGAAACCCTGGTCACCCCCGACCAGCGCCAGCAGCTGGCGGTGCTCACCCCGGCGGACGCCGAGACCCGTGAGCGGCTGGAGCTGCTGCGGGTGCTCGGGACCGAGGAGTTCCCCGCGGGAGCGCCGGGGCCGCGCTGA
- a CDS encoding bifunctional 3-phenylpropionate/cinnamic acid dioxygenase ferredoxin subunit, translating to MILVGRPEDIPLGEAVRVEAGFGSKVPIAVFNVDGELYAIDDTCTHQDASLADGWLEGCSVECPLHASCFDLRTGMPSGPPARTPVRTHEVVVADGLVYVRVTESVEAASVETAA from the coding sequence ATGATCCTCGTCGGTCGACCGGAGGACATTCCGCTCGGCGAGGCCGTGCGGGTCGAGGCCGGTTTCGGGTCCAAGGTGCCGATCGCGGTGTTCAACGTGGACGGTGAGCTCTACGCCATCGACGACACGTGCACCCACCAGGACGCCTCGCTGGCGGACGGCTGGCTCGAGGGCTGCAGCGTCGAATGCCCCCTGCACGCGTCCTGCTTCGACCTGCGCACCGGGATGCCGTCGGGCCCGCCTGCCAGGACCCCCGTGCGCACCCACGAGGTGGTGGTCGCCGACGGGCTCGTCTACGTCCGGGTCACCGAGTCGGTGGAGGCGGCGTCGGTGGAGACGGCGGCCTGA
- a CDS encoding AfsR/SARP family transcriptional regulator — protein MVAAALLGGCRISVGERMVDTASSRRTRGLVAYLVVHRRAWIPRDVLMDIFWPHAAPAAARNSLHVALTRVRAALRAAGGEALLERNFDTYGISRDADVRLDVDQVEAAGALARRAIAAGDAVRAEQAYGMICQLYAGVFLADDLYVDWALPVRERLAREAIEAQRGLMHIYLRRGDCGAAAVLARAVLVVDPADEDVNRGLMACLASSGQRHLALEQYRRMARTLWRTYRIGPSAESAALYEAIRKPGPYRSAS, from the coding sequence GTGGTCGCCGCGGCGCTGTTGGGTGGATGCCGGATCAGCGTGGGTGAACGCATGGTCGACACCGCGTCCAGCCGCCGGACCCGCGGGCTGGTGGCCTACCTCGTCGTCCACCGCCGCGCCTGGATACCCCGTGATGTGTTGATGGACATCTTCTGGCCCCACGCCGCGCCCGCCGCGGCACGGAACAGCCTGCACGTCGCGCTCACGCGGGTCCGTGCAGCGCTGCGCGCCGCGGGCGGCGAGGCGCTCCTGGAGCGCAACTTCGACACCTACGGAATCAGTAGGGACGCCGACGTCCGGCTCGACGTCGATCAGGTCGAGGCGGCGGGCGCGCTGGCGCGGCGCGCGATCGCCGCCGGGGACGCGGTGCGGGCTGAACAGGCGTACGGCATGATCTGCCAGCTCTACGCCGGAGTCTTCCTCGCCGACGACCTGTACGTGGATTGGGCCTTGCCGGTGCGTGAGCGACTGGCCCGCGAGGCCATCGAGGCACAGCGTGGGCTGATGCACATCTACCTGCGGCGCGGAGACTGCGGGGCCGCGGCTGTTCTGGCCAGGGCCGTGCTCGTCGTGGATCCCGCGGACGAGGATGTGAACCGCGGCCTGATGGCATGCCTCGCCTCGTCCGGTCAACGCCACCTCGCGCTCGAGCAGTATCGGCGGATGGCCCGCACGCTCTGGCGGACGTACCGGATCGGGCCATCGGCCGAGAGCGCAGCACTCTACGAAGCGATCAGGAAACCAGGGCCGTACCGTTCGGCGTCATGA
- a CDS encoding GntR family transcriptional regulator encodes MGVAAQLSASSGEPASLADRAYEGIRDRLVMLDIRPGDPLNDDALAQELGTGRTPVREALKRLEGDRLVVAYPRRGTFATAVDITDLAHISEIRIQLEPLAASRAAQAASAAARAHLSGLAEEVAGLEARISDRRELLRRDVQVHREIYRAAGNPYLEDILVRQDNLATRIWCLFLDRLPAIAGHVGEHVALLEAIVDGDADKAGRLALEHVVGFERAVRAVL; translated from the coding sequence ATGGGTGTCGCCGCACAGCTGTCCGCGTCCTCGGGGGAACCGGCGTCGCTCGCGGACCGGGCGTACGAGGGCATCCGGGATCGCCTGGTCATGCTGGACATCCGCCCAGGTGACCCGCTGAACGACGACGCCCTCGCCCAGGAGCTCGGCACCGGGCGCACCCCGGTGCGCGAGGCGCTGAAGCGGCTGGAGGGCGACCGTCTCGTGGTCGCCTATCCCCGGCGCGGCACGTTCGCCACCGCCGTCGACATCACCGACCTGGCCCACATCTCCGAGATCCGCATACAGCTGGAGCCGCTCGCGGCGTCCCGGGCGGCGCAGGCCGCGTCCGCTGCCGCGCGTGCCCACCTCTCCGGGCTCGCCGAGGAGGTGGCGGGGCTGGAGGCCCGCATCAGCGACCGGCGCGAGCTGCTCCGGCGCGACGTCCAGGTCCACCGCGAGATCTACCGCGCCGCGGGCAACCCGTACCTGGAGGACATCCTCGTCCGGCAGGACAACCTCGCCACCCGGATCTGGTGCCTGTTCCTGGACCGGCTGCCGGCGATCGCCGGGCACGTGGGGGAGCACGTCGCTCTCCTCGAGGCCATCGTCGACGGCGACGCCGACAAGGCGGGGCGGCTGGCGCTGGAGCACGTCGTCGGCTTCGAGCGGGCCGTCCGCGCGGTGCTCTAG
- a CDS encoding aldo/keto reductase, translating into MQTRTLGRTGPTVSALGLGAMGMSGAYGEADRDESIATVHAALDAGVTLIDTGDFYGMGHNELLLAEALRGRDRDGYQLSVKFGQMRGPGPVFGPQDNRPEAVKNFLAYSLTRLGVDHIDVYRPARLDPAVPVEETVGAIKEMIDAGYVRHVGLSEVDAATIRRAHAVHPIADLQIEYSLLSRAVEAEVLPTLRELGIGLTAYGVLGRGLLSGRWKAGQTAGPGDFRAFSPRFASGNVEHNLALVEALRRIAEAKGCTVAQLAIAWVAAQGADAGDIVPLVGARTRARLAEALPAAQLDLTADDLAEIEEAVPAGAARGDRYPSALMSALGVGN; encoded by the coding sequence ATGCAGACACGAACCCTGGGCCGCACGGGCCCGACCGTCTCCGCTCTCGGCCTCGGCGCCATGGGCATGTCGGGCGCGTACGGCGAGGCCGACCGCGACGAGAGCATCGCCACCGTGCACGCCGCGTTGGACGCAGGCGTCACGCTGATCGACACCGGCGATTTCTACGGCATGGGCCACAACGAGCTGCTGCTCGCCGAGGCGCTGCGCGGCCGGGATCGGGACGGCTACCAGCTGAGCGTCAAGTTCGGCCAGATGCGCGGGCCGGGTCCGGTGTTCGGCCCTCAGGACAACCGTCCCGAGGCGGTGAAGAACTTCCTGGCCTACTCGCTGACGCGGCTGGGCGTCGACCACATCGACGTCTACCGCCCGGCCCGGCTGGACCCGGCGGTGCCGGTCGAGGAGACGGTGGGCGCGATCAAGGAGATGATCGACGCCGGGTACGTGCGCCACGTCGGCCTCTCGGAGGTCGACGCCGCGACGATCCGCCGGGCGCACGCCGTGCACCCGATCGCCGACCTGCAGATCGAGTACTCGCTCCTGTCCCGCGCGGTGGAGGCCGAGGTCCTGCCCACGCTGCGGGAGCTCGGCATCGGACTGACCGCGTACGGCGTCCTCGGCCGCGGTCTCCTCTCCGGGCGCTGGAAGGCAGGCCAGACCGCAGGCCCCGGCGACTTCCGCGCCTTCAGCCCGCGGTTCGCGAGCGGGAACGTGGAGCACAACCTCGCGCTGGTCGAAGCGTTGCGCCGGATCGCAGAGGCGAAGGGATGCACGGTCGCCCAGCTGGCCATCGCCTGGGTGGCCGCACAGGGCGCCGACGCGGGTGACATCGTGCCGCTGGTCGGCGCCCGCACCCGCGCGCGGCTGGCCGAGGCGCTGCCCGCGGCGCAGCTGGACCTCACCGCGGACGACCTCGCCGAGATCGAGGAGGCGGTGCCGGCCGGCGCCGCGCGCGGCGACCGCTACCCGTCCGCGCTCATGTCCGCGCTCGGCGTGGGGAACTGA
- a CDS encoding aromatic ring-hydroxylating oxygenase subunit alpha, translating to MSAPTDVSPSLISTLPGLSYTDPALFGREQEKIFEARWIAAARSADLDGPGAFRTLDVGRENVILVRGRDGQLRAFLNVCRHRGARVCMEPSGVARRNLQCGYHAWTYGLDGKLVAAPNLTKMPDVDRTEYGLVPVPLREWLGYAWVCVADEPPSFDATVIGAVTERLGGAGVIERWDIENLEVGRRISYDVRANWKLIVENFMECYHCATIHPELTEVLPEFADGFAAQYFVGHGAAFADEAEGFTVDGSAGVSVIPGVVDGHDRKYYAITVNPQVFINLVPDHVIFHRMYPAGPDRTVVECDWLYLPEVVRSGRDLDSSVELFHRVNQQDFDACERCQLAASSKAYAQGGVLVPSEHHIGAFHSWVTEQLAT from the coding sequence GTGTCTGCTCCGACCGACGTGTCCCCGAGCCTGATCTCCACCCTTCCCGGCCTCTCCTACACCGATCCCGCGCTCTTCGGGCGGGAACAGGAGAAGATCTTCGAGGCCCGCTGGATCGCGGCCGCGCGGAGCGCGGACCTCGACGGCCCCGGCGCATTCCGCACCCTCGACGTCGGCCGGGAGAACGTGATCCTGGTCCGGGGCAGGGACGGGCAGCTGCGGGCGTTCCTCAACGTCTGCCGGCACCGGGGCGCGCGGGTCTGCATGGAGCCCTCCGGCGTGGCCAGGCGGAACCTCCAGTGCGGCTACCACGCCTGGACCTATGGCCTGGACGGCAAGCTCGTCGCGGCCCCGAACCTGACCAAGATGCCCGACGTCGACCGCACCGAGTACGGGCTCGTCCCGGTGCCGCTGCGTGAGTGGCTCGGCTACGCCTGGGTCTGCGTCGCCGACGAGCCGCCCTCGTTCGACGCCACCGTGATCGGCGCCGTCACCGAACGGCTCGGGGGTGCAGGCGTCATCGAGCGATGGGACATCGAGAACCTCGAGGTCGGGCGCCGGATCAGCTACGACGTGCGCGCGAACTGGAAGCTCATCGTCGAGAACTTCATGGAGTGCTACCACTGCGCGACCATCCACCCCGAGCTCACCGAGGTGCTGCCCGAGTTCGCCGACGGGTTCGCCGCCCAGTACTTCGTCGGGCACGGCGCGGCGTTCGCCGATGAGGCGGAGGGCTTCACCGTCGACGGGAGCGCGGGCGTGTCGGTGATCCCCGGGGTCGTGGACGGCCACGACCGCAAGTACTACGCGATCACGGTGAACCCGCAGGTGTTCATCAACCTCGTCCCGGACCACGTCATCTTCCACCGCATGTACCCCGCGGGCCCGGACCGCACGGTCGTCGAGTGCGACTGGCTGTACCTGCCCGAGGTCGTGCGCAGCGGCCGGGACCTGGACAGTTCGGTGGAGCTGTTCCACCGCGTCAACCAGCAGGACTTCGACGCCTGCGAGCGCTGCCAGCTCGCCGCCTCGTCGAAGGCGTACGCCCAGGGAGGCGTGCTGGTGCCCAGCGAGCACCACATCGGCGCCTTCCACAGCTGGGTCACCGAGCAGCTCGCCACCTGA
- a CDS encoding IclR family transcriptional regulator — MTDSARHGREAAPSQVQSVDRAIAILYLLAERGRDGAGVTEVAAELGVHKSTAFRLIEALENGDLVEQLEERGKYHLGRGIVRLAGATTAQLELTTESRPVCRRLAAELGETVNLAISDTGEVTNILQEYGSSAISGRNWTGQRTPLHATASGKVLLAWADDDTVKQALAGDLVAYTPHTITDVPALEAELKKVRGQGWASTAEELELGLNALAAPVRNAAGEVVAAVGASGPSYRFTVESFPEVATHLLEGGREISGRLGYFSPARR; from the coding sequence ATGACCGATTCAGCTCGACACGGCAGGGAGGCCGCCCCGTCCCAGGTCCAGTCCGTGGACCGAGCCATCGCGATCCTGTACCTGCTGGCCGAGCGGGGACGCGACGGCGCAGGGGTGACCGAGGTGGCCGCTGAACTCGGCGTGCACAAGTCGACCGCGTTCCGGCTCATCGAGGCGCTCGAGAACGGCGACCTCGTGGAGCAGCTGGAGGAACGCGGCAAGTACCACCTGGGCCGCGGCATCGTCCGGCTGGCCGGTGCGACGACCGCCCAGCTCGAGCTGACCACCGAGAGCCGCCCGGTCTGCCGGCGGCTCGCCGCCGAGCTGGGCGAGACGGTCAACCTCGCCATCTCCGACACGGGCGAGGTCACCAACATCCTCCAGGAGTACGGCAGCTCGGCGATCAGCGGTCGCAACTGGACCGGTCAGCGCACACCGCTGCACGCGACCGCCAGCGGCAAGGTCCTGCTGGCGTGGGCCGACGACGACACCGTGAAGCAGGCCCTCGCCGGCGACCTTGTCGCGTACACCCCGCACACCATCACCGACGTCCCCGCGCTCGAGGCGGAGCTGAAGAAGGTCCGCGGCCAGGGCTGGGCGTCGACGGCCGAGGAGCTCGAGCTCGGCCTGAACGCGCTCGCCGCGCCCGTCCGGAACGCCGCGGGCGAGGTGGTCGCCGCCGTCGGCGCCTCCGGCCCGTCGTACCGGTTCACGGTCGAGTCGTTCCCCGAGGTCGCCACCCACCTGCTGGAGGGTGGTCGGGAGATCAGCGGCCGCCTCGGCTACTTCAGCCCCGCGCGCCGGTAG
- a CDS encoding NAD(P)/FAD-dependent oxidoreductase has protein sequence MRTIAVIGGSLAGISAARALREHGFDGRVVVVGAEDRLPYDRPPLSKEFLAGKAGVDDLALTTDADAGLDLDWVLGEAAAGLAPRGRSVVLASGREIVADGVVLATGARARPFPGDRISGVHTLRSLDDAVALREDLLAGGRLVVIGAGFIGAEVASTARDLGVEVTVIESDPLPLGGVLGPELAAVCTALHEDNGVRLITGTAVTGLAGAGRVREVRLAGGRTVAADAVVAGIGAIPNIEWLAGSGVDHDHRGVWTDAGGATNIPQVVAAGDCTFSYCPYSGIELRQEHWTNALQQPAAAAATLLGKSAIPARPTAPYFWSDQYGARLQFAGHRRPDDDVEIVEGGLDSRRFVAGYRRGGELVAVFAMNQPKLFGKWRRQLVAPAPAAARLS, from the coding sequence ATGCGCACGATCGCGGTCATCGGAGGCTCGCTCGCCGGCATCAGCGCCGCGCGTGCCCTGCGCGAGCACGGGTTCGACGGCCGCGTCGTCGTCGTGGGCGCCGAGGACCGGCTCCCGTACGACCGCCCGCCCCTGTCGAAGGAGTTCCTGGCCGGCAAGGCCGGAGTCGACGACCTCGCGCTGACGACGGACGCCGACGCCGGCCTCGATCTGGACTGGGTTCTCGGCGAGGCGGCGGCCGGCCTGGCCCCGCGCGGCCGCTCGGTCGTGCTGGCGTCGGGGCGGGAGATCGTGGCCGACGGCGTCGTGCTGGCCACGGGCGCCCGGGCCCGGCCGTTCCCCGGAGACCGGATCTCCGGCGTGCACACCCTGCGCTCCCTGGACGACGCGGTCGCGCTGCGGGAGGACCTGCTGGCCGGCGGGAGGCTCGTGGTGATCGGTGCCGGCTTCATCGGGGCCGAGGTGGCGTCCACGGCCCGCGACCTCGGCGTCGAGGTCACCGTGATCGAGTCGGACCCGCTCCCGCTCGGCGGCGTCCTCGGTCCCGAGCTCGCCGCGGTGTGCACGGCGCTGCACGAGGACAACGGGGTCCGCCTGATCACCGGCACCGCCGTGACCGGGCTCGCCGGCGCCGGCCGGGTGCGCGAGGTCCGGCTGGCCGGAGGCCGCACGGTGGCGGCCGACGCGGTCGTGGCCGGGATCGGCGCGATTCCGAACATCGAGTGGCTCGCCGGGTCGGGCGTCGACCACGACCACCGCGGGGTGTGGACCGACGCCGGGGGAGCCACGAACATCCCGCAGGTCGTCGCCGCGGGCGACTGCACGTTCTCCTACTGCCCCTACTCGGGGATCGAGCTGCGCCAGGAGCACTGGACCAACGCGCTGCAGCAGCCCGCCGCCGCGGCGGCGACGCTGCTCGGGAAGAGCGCGATCCCGGCTCGACCGACGGCGCCCTACTTCTGGTCGGACCAGTACGGGGCGCGGCTGCAGTTCGCAGGCCACCGGCGGCCCGACGACGACGTCGAGATCGTCGAGGGCGGCCTCGACTCACGCCGCTTCGTGGCCGGCTACCGCCGCGGCGGCGAGCTCGTCGCGGTGTTCGCGATGAACCAACCCAAGCTCTTCGGAAAGTGGCGCCGGCAGCTGGTCGCCCCCGCCCCCGCCGCCGCCCGGCTCTCCTGA
- a CDS encoding DUF1059 domain-containing protein: MNQVNCECGFSVRNEDEDRVVEVVLQHVASTHPELAENVTPAVVRGWIELMPD; the protein is encoded by the coding sequence ATGAACCAGGTGAACTGTGAATGCGGGTTCTCGGTGCGGAACGAGGACGAGGACCGGGTCGTCGAGGTGGTGCTGCAGCACGTGGCGTCGACACACCCCGAACTCGCCGAGAACGTGACGCCTGCGGTGGTGCGGGGCTGGATCGAACTCATGCCCGACTGA
- a CDS encoding AfsR/SARP family transcriptional regulator translates to MVERSLPGRRGRLLVAYLAAHRLSAVDRAALLEVLWHPADPGGGAGAGFAALLSKARAVLVPIEIRGRGSLQIVFPPHSVVDADVAAAALHDAEVAASRQDWPRAWTQALSTLFVTQRQFLSGLDHPWVDVRRRTAQHDHERALACYAEACLHLGPAELPSAERSARRLVELQPLSEVGYGLLMRALAQRGDRATAVVVYDQLRRALRDDLGVSPSPATRDLFSRLIRPQQDGKVSPTFRARR, encoded by the coding sequence ATGGTGGAGCGTAGCCTCCCCGGCCGGCGGGGCAGGCTGCTGGTCGCGTACCTCGCCGCACATCGCCTGTCCGCGGTTGACCGGGCGGCGCTGCTCGAGGTGCTGTGGCACCCGGCCGACCCGGGTGGTGGCGCGGGTGCCGGGTTCGCTGCTCTGCTGTCGAAGGCGAGGGCCGTGCTGGTACCGATCGAGATCCGGGGCCGGGGGAGCCTGCAGATCGTGTTTCCGCCGCACTCCGTTGTGGACGCGGACGTGGCGGCCGCCGCTCTGCACGACGCCGAGGTGGCGGCCAGCCGGCAGGACTGGCCACGAGCCTGGACCCAGGCGCTGAGCACGCTGTTCGTGACCCAGCGGCAGTTCCTGTCCGGTCTCGATCACCCGTGGGTCGACGTGCGCCGCCGCACCGCGCAGCACGACCACGAACGAGCGCTGGCCTGCTACGCGGAGGCGTGCCTGCACCTCGGCCCCGCCGAGCTGCCCAGCGCCGAGCGCAGCGCCCGGCGGCTCGTCGAGCTCCAGCCCCTGTCCGAGGTCGGGTACGGCCTGCTGATGCGCGCGCTCGCCCAGCGGGGCGACCGTGCCACGGCTGTCGTGGTGTACGACCAGCTCAGACGGGCGCTGCGGGACGACCTCGGCGTTTCTCCGAGCCCGGCCACCCGGGACCTGTTCAGCCGGCTGATCCGACCGCAGCAGGACGGCAAGGTTTCGCCAACGTTCCGGGCAAGACGATGA
- a CDS encoding BCCT family transporter, whose product MVLQVSPESDEIPDDIPTAGGRSDVDRWVFGSSALLVVAFIAWGLLSTESLDAVTSAVLSGVIRGGGWAFVLGASGFVVFALWLAMSRYGRIPLGRDDEAPEFRTISWIAMMFSAGMGIGLMFYGVAEPLAHFSEPPPGTVAAGTDEAFEVAMATTLFHWTLHPWAIYAVVGLAIAYSTFRRRRRSLISSAFEPLLGARRCGGPFGRAIDVMAIFATLFGSAASLGLGALQIGGGLQAGGFLTEAPTALLVTVIVVLTIAFVASAVSGVAKGIQWLSNINMVLAAVLAVFVFVAGPTILILNLLPTAIGDYFGNLAQMAARTGATGGDATETWLSGWTVFYWAWWISWTPFVGMFIARISRGRTIKGFVAGVILVPSLVSLVWFAIFGGAAVTLQRGGADLASQSPEGQLFGVLEAYPLGAALGVVAMVLIAIFFVSGADAAALVMGTLSERGSIHPSRGVVVFWGVVMGAIAAIMLLVGGDDALTGIQNLTIIMAVPFGLVMVLLCVALTKDLRHDPLIRRDDRSQQAVEQAVSYGVETYGDRFFINVKPAPGRTGVDGAASPRVQFPTPSADMSADG is encoded by the coding sequence ATGGTCCTACAGGTTTCCCCCGAATCCGACGAGATCCCGGACGACATCCCGACCGCGGGCGGGCGGTCCGATGTGGATCGATGGGTGTTCGGGTCCTCGGCACTTCTGGTCGTGGCGTTCATCGCGTGGGGTCTCCTGAGCACCGAGTCGCTCGACGCGGTGACGTCCGCCGTGCTCAGCGGGGTGATCCGGGGTGGGGGATGGGCGTTCGTGCTCGGCGCGAGCGGGTTCGTCGTGTTCGCACTGTGGCTGGCCATGAGCCGCTACGGCCGGATCCCGCTGGGGCGCGACGACGAGGCACCGGAGTTCCGCACGATCTCCTGGATCGCGATGATGTTCAGCGCCGGGATGGGCATCGGGCTGATGTTCTACGGCGTGGCCGAGCCGCTCGCGCACTTCTCGGAGCCGCCGCCGGGCACCGTGGCGGCCGGCACCGACGAGGCGTTCGAGGTGGCGATGGCCACCACGCTGTTCCACTGGACCCTGCACCCGTGGGCGATCTACGCCGTCGTCGGGCTCGCCATCGCCTACAGCACGTTCCGCAGGCGCCGCCGTTCGCTGATCAGCTCGGCCTTCGAGCCGCTGCTCGGCGCCCGGCGCTGCGGGGGCCCGTTCGGCCGGGCCATCGACGTGATGGCGATCTTCGCGACGCTCTTCGGTTCCGCGGCGTCGCTCGGCCTCGGCGCGCTGCAGATCGGTGGCGGGCTCCAGGCGGGCGGCTTCCTCACCGAAGCACCCACCGCGTTGCTCGTGACCGTCATCGTCGTGCTCACGATCGCGTTCGTCGCGTCGGCCGTGAGCGGGGTCGCCAAGGGCATCCAGTGGCTGTCGAACATCAACATGGTGCTCGCGGCGGTGCTCGCGGTGTTCGTGTTCGTCGCCGGGCCGACGATCCTCATCCTCAACCTGCTGCCCACCGCGATCGGCGACTACTTCGGCAACCTCGCGCAGATGGCCGCCCGCACCGGTGCCACCGGCGGCGACGCGACCGAGACCTGGTTGTCGGGGTGGACGGTCTTCTACTGGGCGTGGTGGATCTCCTGGACCCCGTTCGTCGGGATGTTCATCGCCCGGATCAGCCGCGGCCGCACGATCAAGGGGTTCGTCGCGGGCGTCATCCTCGTGCCGAGCCTCGTCAGCCTGGTCTGGTTCGCGATCTTCGGCGGGGCGGCCGTGACCCTCCAGCGCGGCGGCGCGGACCTGGCGTCGCAGTCGCCGGAGGGGCAGCTGTTCGGGGTGCTCGAGGCATACCCGCTCGGTGCCGCGCTCGGCGTCGTCGCGATGGTCCTGATCGCGATCTTCTTCGTCTCGGGCGCCGACGCGGCCGCGCTGGTGATGGGCACGCTCTCCGAGCGGGGCTCGATCCACCCCTCACGGGGTGTCGTCGTGTTCTGGGGCGTGGTGATGGGCGCGATCGCCGCCATCATGCTGCTGGTCGGCGGGGACGACGCGCTCACCGGCATCCAGAACCTCACCATCATCATGGCCGTGCCGTTCGGGCTGGTCATGGTCCTGCTGTGCGTGGCGCTCACGAAGGACCTGCGGCACGACCCGCTGATCCGCCGGGACGACCGGTCGCAGCAGGCCGTGGAGCAGGCCGTCAGCTACGGCGTCGAGACGTACGGCGACCGGTTCTTCATCAACGTCAAGCCCGCCCCGGGGCGGACGGGGGTGGACGGCGCTGCCTCACCCAGGGTTCAGTTCCCCACGCCGAGCGCGGACATGAGCGCGGACGGGTAG